The Mucilaginibacter mallensis genome has a segment encoding these proteins:
- the ytxJ gene encoding bacillithiol system redox-active protein YtxJ, which produces MNWTSLESANQIDAIKAQPGYSLIFKHSTRCSISMMAKRRFELDWDKLPADMPLYFLDLIKHRDISSQIAQDFQVHHESPQMLLIKDGECILDQSHGEISVEEALEVLVA; this is translated from the coding sequence ATGAATTGGACATCGTTGGAATCAGCGAACCAGATTGATGCGATAAAGGCTCAACCGGGATATAGCTTGATTTTTAAACACAGCACACGCTGCTCTATCAGCATGATGGCAAAGAGGCGTTTTGAATTGGATTGGGATAAACTGCCTGCTGATATGCCCTTGTATTTTTTAGATCTGATAAAACACCGCGATATATCAAGTCAAATAGCACAGGACTTTCAGGTGCACCATGAATCGCCGCAAATGCTTTTAATTAAGGATGGTGAATGCATTCTTGATCAGTCGCACGGGGAGATCTCTGTAGAAGAAGCACTGGAAGTTTTAGTAGCTTAG
- a CDS encoding OsmC family protein, with protein sequence MATIETTYLSDLRTEATHLQSGTKIITDAPTDNQGKGEAFSPTDLLAESLAGCALTTMAIAARPHHINMDGATCEVTKVMAPNPRRVAEVVLNFKFPKEYTADEKKILENAAWGCPVAVSLHPDLKKTMDFGW encoded by the coding sequence ATGGCAACTATAGAAACAACTTACCTGAGCGACTTAAGAACAGAAGCCACTCACTTACAATCGGGCACTAAAATTATTACTGACGCACCCACCGATAACCAGGGCAAGGGTGAAGCATTTTCACCAACCGATCTGCTTGCAGAATCATTAGCGGGCTGCGCGTTAACTACCATGGCCATTGCTGCGAGGCCGCATCATATTAACATGGACGGCGCTACCTGCGAGGTAACTAAAGTTATGGCACCCAACCCACGCCGCGTAGCCGAAGTTGTGCTAAATTTTAAATTCCCGAAGGAATATACTGCCGATGAAAAGAAAATATTGGAAAATGCTGCCTGGGGATGCCCGGTAGCCGTAAGCCTACACCCCGATCTGAAAAAGACGATGGACTTTGGGTGGTAG